The sequence CGCTCATCGGCTTCCCCTTCCACGCGGCAGCGCAGCCGCCTGATCCATCGAGCAATCACCCCACGCCACCTTCCAGCGACAGGCCAGGTACCGAAATCGTCGGTGGAACCGAGGCCGTGCCTGGCGCGTGGCCGTGGACTGCCGAGCTTCGGCTCAATGGCGGGCATTGGTGTGGCGGCTCACTCATCGCGCCCCGCTGGATTGTGACGGCGGCACACTGTGTGTATGGGAAGTCGGCCATCCAGTTTACCGTGGTCCTGGGTGAGCACGACCTGAACGCCGAGGAGGGCACCGAGCAACGATTTTCGGTGAGCCAGATCAAGATTCATCCCAACTATAACGACTCGACGAAGAGCAGCGATATTGCGCTGCTCAACCTCTCAAGCGATGCGGTCTACACCAGCCGGGTACAGCCCGTGACGCTGCTCCAGTCGCCCTTCGACAATCCGCGCTTTGCGCCCGGTGTGGTAGCCACAGTCGTCGGCTGGGGGAGGACCTCGGAAGGCGGCGCATCGGCATCCCGATTGCTTCAGGTCAGCGTCCCGATTGTCTCCAACTCGACCTGTAATCAATCACAGTCGTACAACGGTCGCGTGGATAGCACGATGCTCTGTGCCGGCTACAGCGCAGGCGGGAAAGATTCCTGCCAGGGTGACAGCGGCGGCCCGCTGGTCGTTCCGTACGGCTCGACATGGGGATTGGCCGGAATTGTGAGCTGGGGCGATGGCTGCGCGCGCGCCTATAAGTATGGCGTATACACGCGGTTCGGTATCTTTACCGACTGGGTGCAGCGTGAGGCTGGCATTCCAACGCCTCCGCCAACTGCCTGGCTCTCATGCGAGGGAACCGGTTTCGGCGGGCTCTACACGTGCAGCGGTATGGGCAGCGAAGGCTTGCAGCCGTACACGCCCTACTGGCAGCTCAACAGTGGAAGCTGGACGGCCTCTTCGTCCGGTTCCGGGCCGTTCAGCTACAGCGTGCGGTGTTATTCCTCGTGTACCGTGAGGTTTAAAGTCGTCGATAGTCTCGGCAGAACCTCGACGAATATTGCCTCTGCGTATGTAGGCCCCTAGGAGCACTACAGGTCGCGGCGCGTGCCAGCAATGGCTGCTGGCACGCATCGCGGCATCTGGCTATGGCTCGGCTCCGGGGGAAAAGTCAATCGCGGGCAGCTCAATCATGGGGTTGGTCGAGGCAACACCCGAATATTCAAGCTGCGCAGCTCGTGAAGCCTCGCCGCTTTTGGAGACTGTCTGAGCGACAAGCAAGCTAAATCCCCACGGGTTAAGATTCGCACGTCCCATCGGTGAATCAAATGCGCTGGCTGCCTTGAAGCTCAGCGCAAACCGCCAGTCCGCCACGTCGCGGCTGAAGCCCTTGGCCTCGGCTGCGTTGAGCGCCTCCATTCCCGGCATGACCGCCATGCTATAGATGTGCG comes from Herpetosiphonaceae bacterium and encodes:
- a CDS encoding serine protease, with product MKHLVRPAWLVQFRRTLGIIAFLMALIGFPFHAAAQPPDPSSNHPTPPSSDRPGTEIVGGTEAVPGAWPWTAELRLNGGHWCGGSLIAPRWIVTAAHCVYGKSAIQFTVVLGEHDLNAEEGTEQRFSVSQIKIHPNYNDSTKSSDIALLNLSSDAVYTSRVQPVTLLQSPFDNPRFAPGVVATVVGWGRTSEGGASASRLLQVSVPIVSNSTCNQSQSYNGRVDSTMLCAGYSAGGKDSCQGDSGGPLVVPYGSTWGLAGIVSWGDGCARAYKYGVYTRFGIFTDWVQREAGIPTPPPTAWLSCEGTGFGGLYTCSGMGSEGLQPYTPYWQLNSGSWTASSSGSGPFSYSVRCYSSCTVRFKVVDSLGRTSTNIASAYVGP